One window of Entelurus aequoreus isolate RoL-2023_Sb linkage group LG06, RoL_Eaeq_v1.1, whole genome shotgun sequence genomic DNA carries:
- the ppp1cc gene encoding serine/threonine-protein phosphatase PP1-gamma catalytic subunit A yields MADVDKLNIDSIIQRLLEVRGAKPGKNVQLQENEIRGLCLKSREIFLSQPILLELEAPLKICGDIHGQYYDLLRLFEYGGFPPESNYLFLGDYVDRGKQSLETICLLLAYKIKYPENFFLLRGNHECASINRIYGFYDECKRRYNIKLWKTFTDCFNCLPIAAIVDEKIFCCHGGLSPDLQSMEQIRRIMRPTDVPDQGLLCDLLWSDPDKDVLGWGENDRGVSFTFGSEVVAKFLHKHDLDLICRAHQVVEDGYEFFAKRQLVTLFSAPNYCGEFDNAGAMMSVDETLMCSFQILKPAEKKKPNGSRPVTPPRNMVTKQAKK; encoded by the exons ATGGCCGACGTGGACAAACTCAATATAGACAGCATAATCCAACGTCTGTTAGAAG taaGAGGAGCTAAACCTGGGAAGAATGTCCAGTTGCAGGAGAATGAGATTCGAGGTTTGTGTCTGAAATCCAGGGAGATATTCCTGAGTCAGCCCATTCTTCTGGAGCTGGAAGCCCCCCTCAAAATATGCG GCGACATCCATGGGCAATATTACGATCTGCTGAGACTGTTTGAATATGGGGGCTTCCCTCCGGAGAGCAACTACTTGTTTTTGGGAGACTACGTGGACAGGGGCAAGCAATCTCTGGAAACCATCTGTCTTTTGCTTGCCTACAAAATTAAATACCCAGAGAACTTCTTCCTGTTGAGGGGAAACCACGAGTGTGCTTCAATCAACAGAATATATGGTTTTTATGATGAGT GTAAAAGAAGGTACAACATCAAACTCTGGAAGACTTTTACTGACTGTTTTAACTGCCTCCCAATTGCGGCGATCGTGGATGAAAAGATATTTTGCTGTCATGGAG GACTTTCACCTGACCTTCAGTCCATGGAGCAGATCAGACGCATCATGCGACCCACTGACGTACCAGACCAGGGCCTGCTCTGTGATTTGCTCTGGTCTGATCCAGACAAAGATGTTTTGGGTTGGGGCGAGAATGACCGAGGTGTCTCGTTTACTTTTGGCTCAGAGGTGGTTGCCAAGTTTTTGCACAAGCATGATCTGGATCTCATCTGTCGTGCCCATCAG GTTGTTGAGGACGGCTATGAGTTTTTTGCAAAAAGGCAGCTTGTGACTCTTTTCTCTGCGCCTAATTATTGTGGGGAGTTTGACAATGCCGGTGCCATGATGAGTGTGGATGAAACCCTCATGTGCTCTTTTCAG ATTTTGAAACCAGCCGAGAAGAAGAAGCCCAACGGCAGCCGTCCCGTCACTCCCCCTCGCAATATGGTCAccaagcaagcaaagaaataA
- the pptc7a gene encoding protein phosphatase PTC7 homolog: MLSVLSYGRLLARAVIGGLSQTDSRDYSLVTASCGFGKDFRKGILKKGMCYGDDACFIARHKSADVLGVADGVGGWRDYGVDPSQFSGTLMKTCERLVKEGRFVPSNPVGVLTSSYYELLQNKVPLLGSSTACIVVLDGHSHQLHTANLGDSGFLVVREGEVVHRSDEQQHYFNTPFQLSIAPPEAEGAVLSDSPDAADSSSFDVQLGDIILTATDGLFDNMPDYMILRELKKLKKANYESIQQTARSIAEQAHDLAYDPNYMSPFAQFACDNGLNVRGGKPDDITVLLSIVAEYTD; the protein is encoded by the exons ATGTTGTCCGTGCTGTCGTACGGTAGACTCCTGGCCAGGGCTGTCATCGGCGGACTCTCTCAGACGGACAGCCGCGACTACAGCCTGGTGACTGCGAGCTGCGGCTTCGGCAAGGACTTCCGTAAAGGCATTTTGAAGAAAGGAATGTGCTATGGAGACGACGCCTGCTTCATCGCCAGGCACAAATCTGCCGATGTTTTAG GTGTGGCAGATGGAGTAGGAGGTTGGCGAGACTATGGCGTGGACCCGtcacagttttcagggacattgaTGAAGACATGTGAGCGCCTGGTGAAGGAGGGACGCTTTGTTCCCAGCAACCCCGTGGGAGTCCTTACAAGCAGCTATTatgagttgctgcagaacaaagTGCCGTTGCTGG GCAGTAGCACAGCCTGCATCGTGGTGTTGGACGGCCACAGTCACCAGCTGCACACGGCCAACTTGGGGGATTCTGGCTTCCTGGTGGTCCGTGAAGGGGAGGTGGTTCACCGATCCGACGAGCAGCAGCATTACTTCAACACACCCTTCCAGTTGTCCATTGCTCCTCCTGAAGCCGAGGGAGCCGTCCTCAGTGACAG CCCAGACGCCGCTGATAGCTCCTCCTTTGACGTGCAGCTGGGTGACATCATCCTCACCGCCACCGACGGTCTGTTTGACAACATGCCCGACTACATGATCCTGCGGGAGTTGAAGAAACTCAAA AAGGCAAACTACGAGAGCATCCAGCAGACGGCGAGAAGTATCGCAGAGCAGGCTCACGACCTTGCCTACGACCCCAACTACATGTCACCTTTTGCACAGTTTGCCTGTGACAACGGACTGAATGTTCGAG gagggAAGCCCGATGACATCACAGTGCTGCTGTCCATAGTAGCAGAATACACTGACTAG